Genomic DNA from Coriobacteriia bacterium:
CCACGTGTAGATCGGTGACGCCCTCCTTACCGGTCTTGGCAAGGGTCTTGGCGATCCGGGCGCGCGCCTCAACGAGCAGTGGGTCTCCGTCTCCACCCACGACAAGTCCGCGGGTGACGAGCTCGGGGTCGCCGACTACGCGACCCGTCTGCGCATCGATGGCGATGATGATCGTCGCGACCCCGTCTTGCGCGAGCAGCTGGCGGTCTCGAAGAACGACCTGGCCGACGTCGCCGACGGACAGTCCGTCGACGTACACGACGCCATGGTCGACGGGGGTTCCTCGCTTGGCGCCTTGGGCGTCGATCTCGAGGCAGTCGCCGTTGTCGAGGATGAAGACGTCCTGCTCGTACATGCCCACGTCGTACGCGAGATGCGCGTGCGCGGCGAGATGCCGTGTCTCGCCGTGGATCGGCATGAAGTACGTGGGCTGTGAGAGGTTGAGCATCAGCTTGAGCTCTTCTGACGCAGCGTGACCCGAGACGTGGACCATCGCCGAACCCTTGTGCAGAACGCGGGCGCCTGCCTTCGTGAGGCGGTTGATGACGCGGCTGACGGCTTTCTCGTTTCCCGGCACCGGTGACGCCGAGATGACCACGGTGTCACCTGCCTCGACCTGCACGGTGCGGTGGTCGCCGTTGGCCATGCGAGCAAGTGCGGAAAGCGGCTCACCCTGACTTCCGGTGCACAAAACCACGACTTTCTCGGAGGGAAGCCCGCCCGCATCGAACGCGTCGACGATCCACTCATCCGCGATCTCAAGGTAGCCGGTCTCGCGAGCGATCTTGGTGTTGGTCACCATCGAGCGGCCCGTCACGACGACCTTGCGGCCGGCGGCGACTGCGGCGTCACAGACCTCCTGGATGCGGTGGATGTGGCTGGAGAACGACGCGACGATGACGCGCTGCTCGGCAGCGGCGATCATCTGACGCAGGTTTTTCCCGACCTCGGCCTCCGACACGGTCATGCCGCGGGTCTCAGCGTTGGTCGAGTCGGACATGAGCAGGTCGACGCCGGTCTTGGCGAACTTGGCAATCGCACCATAGTCCGACAGGCGCCCGTCAACGGGTGTCTGGTCGAACTTGAAGTCACCCGTGTGCAGGACGGTCCCGGCCGGTGTACGGATGAACACGCCTACGGCATCCGGGATCGAGTGGTTGACGGCGAAGAAGTCGAACCCGAACGAGCCGAGCGAGACGTGCCCGCCGGCCCGGACCTCACGCAGCTTCGCCTTCTTGATCTTGTGCTCGTCGAGCTTGCCCTGGATGAGGCCGAGGGTGAGTTTCGTGCCGAGTACCGGCACCTGTGCTCCGACCTCTTTGAGCAGGTACGGCAAGGCGCCCGTGTGATCCTCGTGGCCATGCGTGATCACGATGCCCCGGAGCTTGTCCTTGCGCTTGGCGATGTAGGAGAAGTCGGGCAGGATCAGATCGACGCCGGGATGGTCGTCGTCGGGGAACATGATTCCGGCATCGACGACGATCATGTCGTCGCCGTACTCGAACACGGTCATGTTCTTGCCGACCTCGTCGAGCCCTCCCAGCGGGATGACTCGCAGGCGTGGCGGTCTCTTCTGTTTTGACATGCGGGTAGGCACGTCTCCTTCCGGCCGCGTAGGCGGCATACTTGCGAGCCCAGTGGGGATCGCGTTCTTGATGCAACACAACCGCCACCGCACGCGGCGACGGATCCGTTCGTCTCACTGGCACCCGACCCTGGCGTACCGGGTGGGTGCACGGGTGGCGCTAGACGAGCACTCCGGTGCGGCGCATCACTCGCTCGAGTTCCGCGGTCTGGTCCGAAGTGGCGTCGATCAGGGGCAGGCGGAGTCCGCCGACCGGGAACCCTTGGAGTTCGAGGGCCTTCTTGACCATGATCGGGTTGCTCGTCATGAAGAGCGTCTTCATCAATGGCGTCAGCTCGAGGTGTATCCGCAGCGCACGCGTGTGGTCCCCGGCTGCTTGAGCGGTGACCATCTCCTTGAACCGCAGGCCGGCGACGTGACTCACCACTGAGATGACGCCGGTACCACCGAGCGCCATGAGAGGCAGTGTGTCCTCATCGTTGCCGGAGAGCACCTCGAAGCCGTCGGGCGCGCCGTTGGTGATCTCCGCGATCTGGCTCATGCTGCCGCTCGCCTCTTTCACGGCAACGATGTTCTTCACATCGTTGGCGAGGCGAAGTGTGGTCTCAGGCGTCATGTTGATGACGCTCCTGCCGGGGATGTTATAGAGGATGACCGGCAGGTCGATGGAGTTGGCGATCGTCTTGAAGTGCTGATACAGGCCCTCTTGCGGGGGCTTGTTGTAGTACGGCACGACGGCCATGATTCCGTCGACACCGAGGGCGGCGACATCTTGCGCGAACTCTACCGAGTCCGCCGTACAGTTGTCGCCGGCGTTCGCGATGATGGGTGCCCGACCGTCGACGGCCTCTATCACCGCTCGGAACAGGTCAAGCTTCTGGGGGTAGAAGACGGTAGGCGACTCACCGGTCGTGCCGCACACGACGAGCGCATCGCTGCCCTCGTCGAGCAGCTTGATGGCGAGCTCCTGTGCGCGAGGAAGGTCGAGTTCAAGCTCCGGGGTGAACGGAGTGACCATGGCCGTGATCATCCGGCCGAAACGCGGCGTACTCATGGATTGCATCCCCTCGTGGCGGGCGCGCGCGTCATCTGCGCACCCGGCTGATGTCTGATTCAGCCCCTATTCTGCCACAGAGCAGCGACATTCGCCGCCGAGCAACCCGCACGTAACCCAGACGTTGAGCACTTCTGCCCGATGCTACTCGGCGAGGCCGAACCCATCATGAAGTGCGCGGACAGCCGTCTCGGCGTCCTCGGCGGATACGAGCACGCTGATGGTGGTGTGTGAGTCCGCGGCCTGATAGACCGCGACCCCGGCCTCGTCGAGGAGCTCGGAGAGGCGCGCCATGACGCCGGGAACGCCGTGCATCCCGGCCCCGACGAGCGTCACCTTCGACAGGCCTTCACGGACCGTGCAGCGGAGCCCGAGTGTGTCGACAACCGCCCGCGCCTGCGCGAGTGCGGCCTGCGGCACCGTGACCACGAGTCCGTCCCCGGCGGGGGTGAACATGTCGAGGGATACGCCTGCATCGGCCATGGCGCGGTAGACACTGGTCTGAGCGGCCATGTGGCCGGGCGTGCCCTCTCGATCCTCGAACACGACGCGCACGCGAGCTATGCCGTCCGCATGCGTGACTGCTGTGGCGACGCGATCGGGGCGGTACGCGGCGATATCGGCCACGCACGTACCGGCATGATCGCTGAAGGTGTTGCGCACGCGCACCGCGATGCCCGAGTTCAACGCGAGCTCAGCAGCGGGCGTGTGCACGACCCTGCTTCCTGCCTTCGCCATCTGGAACAGTTCGTCGGCGCCGATGACGTCAAGCACCTCGGTGCCGTCGCACGTGCGTGGGTCAGCCGTCATGACGCCGTCGACGTCGGTGTAGATCTCGACCTCCTCGGCGCCAAGCGCGACGCCGATCGCGCATGCGCTGGTATCGCTGCCGCCTCTGCCGAGTGTGGTCAACGTGCCGTCCTCGGAGATGCCCTGGAACCCGGCGATCACCGGCACCACGCCGGCGGCGATGGCGGCTAGGATGCGGTCGGCGTGGATACGGGTCACGGCCGCGTTGCCGGGGACGCCATCGGTGAAGATGCCCGCATCGGCTCCCGAGAAGGCCTCGGCGGCGATCCCGGAGGCGCGCAGTTCAGCTGCGAGCACCACGGCGGTCACGAGCTCACCTACGCTTGCGAGCAGATCGCGTTCGCGCTCATCGCTGGGCATGCCGTCGATGAGATCGAGAAGCGTGTCGGTCGCATAGGGCGCTCCGCGACGACCCATCGCGCTGACCACAAGCGCCGGCGCCTTGCCAAGCTCGACTGCAGCGCTCACATGTCGCGAAATCGCTTCTCGACCGGAACGATCCGCGACCGAGGTTCCGCCGAACTTCATGACGACGACGGGGCGGGAGTTGAAGTCGGGCGTACCGGACACGCTCTACTCCCCCATCACATTCTCGAGGCCGACGACGAGCCCGCTGCGCGAGCCGACTTCGCGGCACGCAAGGACGACACCAGGCATGAAGCTCGTGCGGTCGTTGGAGTCGTGGCGGATCGTGAGTGTCTGGCCATGACCCCCGAACAACACCTCCTGATGTGCAGTGAGTCCGGGAAGCCGCACCGAGTGGACCGTGACTCCCTCGACGAGTGCGCCACGCGCGCCTTCCATGCCCTGCAGCTCGGTCTCGCGACCGGGGACCGCGGGCACCGACTCTCGGGCGGCTGCAATCATGCGTGCGGTGCGAATCGCCGTTCCCGAGGGCGCGTCGGCTTTGCGGTCGTGGTGCAACTCGGTGATCTCGACGTAGGGCATGAAGCGGGCGGCCTGCTCGGCGAACTGCATCATGAGCACGGCTCCGATTGCGAAGTTGGGGGCGAAGAACAGGCAGGTTCCCTCGGGGGCGACCGTCGCGAGTTCGGCGAGTTTCTCCTCCGAGATGCCCGTGGTACCGACCACGCAGTCAACACCTGCCGCGAGCGCGGTGCGCACGTTGCTCTCGACCACGGTGGGGTGCGTGAAGTCGACCATGACGTCCGGCTTGTACTCGGCGATGACGCTGGCGAGCTCGCCGCGGCACTCGATTGTGATGCCGGTCGCGCCGCTCTCGATGCACACGCCTGTCGCGCCCGTATCGACGGCGGCGCAGACTTCCATGCCGTCTGCGGCGGTGACCGCACGGACGACCTCTCGGCCCATCTTGCCGGCAGCGCCGACCACGAGAACTCGAATCATCTGGATAATCCCTTCGTGAAGACTAGTCGGTGAGCGCCGCGACCTGCTCGGCGTCGAACGGGCCGATCACGGCGAGCGTTGCGGGCGAGTCCAGAACCCGGGCCGCCACGCGGGAGATGTCCTCATGCGTAACGCGCTCGTAGCGGTCGATCGCCTCGTCGGTCGACAGGATCTCCAGGCCGCCGATCTCAGAGCGCCCGAGCCGCATCATGCGCGTCCGAGTGGCCTCGGTGGACAGCACGAGGTGTCCTGAGGAGGACTCGCGCACACGGTTGAGCTCATCGTCGGTAACGCCGTTGGCGATCACGTCAGCGAACTCCTCGCGGATCATGCCAATGACTCGCTGTGCGTTGTCGGGATGGGTGCCGACGTAGACGGCGAAACCGCCGGTGTCTTGGTGCATGAGCGGGAACGCCTGCACCGCGTAGGCCAGCCCGTGCTGCTCGCGGATCTTGTGGAACAGGCGCGAGGACATCCCACCGCCCACGATGTCGCTGAGCAGCTGCAACGCGAACCGGTCCTCGTCGGCGGCCGAGATGCCGATGGTGCCGTAGAGGATGTGCGCCTGCTTGGTGTCGTCCCACAGGCTCGCGTGCGACTTCTGGCCGATCGGCTCGATGGACTCGCGCTCCGTGCGCGGGCCCTCGGGCAGGCCTGCGAGGTGCGCTTCCACGAGCGCCACCAGGTCGTCGTGATCGACGTTGCCCGCAGCCGCGACGACGACGTTGCCAGTGACGAAGTGCTTGTCGCGGAATGCGTTGGCCTCGGCGTTGCCGAACGTCTCGACGGTCTCGCGCCTGCCGATGACCGGGAGTCCCAATGGGTGCTGCGGCATCAGCGCGGACTCGAAGACGTCACCCACGTGGTCCTCGGGGTTGTCCTCCATCCGGCCGATCTCCTCGAGAACGACCTTGCGCTCCTTTTCGCACTCTTCTTGCAGGCACGAAGCGTTGACGACCATGTCACCGAGAATCTCGAAAGCGAGCGGAAGATGCTGGTCCAGGAAGCGTGCGTAGTAGACCGTGTACTCCTTGGAGGTGCCGGCGTTGAACTCGGCGCCCATGCGGTCGAACTCCTCGGAGATGTCCTTGGCCGAACGCGTGGGCGTTCCCTTGAACATCATGTGCTCCATGAAATGCGACATGCCCGCCTCTTCAGGCGTCTCATCTCGGCTGCCGACTGCGAACCAGATGCCGAGGGTCACCGAGCGAACCGACTCCATGTACTCGGAGATGACGGTGATGCCGTTGTCGAGGACGGTCTTGCGATAGAACATTCGCGCTCCTAGGTTGAGGCGGGGTGACGCATGAAGTGTCCATGATAGCGCGCCTCACCGAGCGCGCGGCGGACGATGAGAACCTGCGTGTGGCGTATTCGAATTCAGCGTACCGAACTCCCGCCGACGAGAAGTGCGTACGTGTCGTCGGGCCGGTCTCGGCCTGCGTGGATCCAGGCATCGCGCGTACTCTGGGACTCGGCTTCGGGCGACTGTGGAACCAGCGTCGCTACGGCCGGGTCGGCCGACGGGATGATGCTGCGAGGACCCTGCGCGCGCTCGATCTCCTCGGCGATGAACTCGGTCTGCAGGTCCCGCGTGTACCGCTTGCCACCGCTGCCGACCACGATGAGCTGCGGTTCCTCACAGATGGGCCCGGCCGCACGCAGAGTCTGGTCGATCTCGCCGACGTAGGTGATGTCCGTAGTCTCGATGAGGGTGTATCCGCTGCCGCGGAATCCCGGGCCGGTGCCGCGAAGCGCGACGGCCGCATGCTCCTGAGTCGGGAAGACCCAGATGCCCGCGTCGTAGCCCTCGTGTCGGAGCAGCGACCAGAGCAGCACGCTCTTGTCGGCGCACACTCCCCTGCCTTGGGCGACCGTGACTGCGGGCATGTAGGTGTTGCGGTGCAAGGTCCCATACGGAATCGCCTGCACGGCGCGAGCCATCAGGTCCACGTAGTCGTCGTCAGAGAGGCGCAACTGCTGACGCAGTACGACAAGCCGTTCGGCGAGAGCTTCGACGAAGGGATCTGTGCGCTGTTGCGAGTCGAGTGCCGAGAACGATGCCGCGCGCACCGAGCGGTTGAAGCCGAACAGGGCAGTCGCATCCACGCCCCTCGCAGCCGCGAGGTACGACGTGGCTACCGGGACTCGAACTGTGAAGTTCGCGCCCCGGTAGGGCACGTCGAGTGTGACGCTGGTGCGCGGTCTGGCCGAATGCGTGGCCGCAAGTGCGCGCGTGTCTGATACAAGCGTGACGTACGCGGCCCACGTGGATGTCTGCGCGCTGGCATAGCGCATCGTGGCGACAGCCATGATGAGAAGGGCCGAAACCACCACAGCCCGCCTGAAGATGCGCGCGGCACGCAGATACATGACGTTTCTAGTCGGTGCGGTTCGTGACCTCGATCAGATGGAAGCCAAACTGCGTCTGCACGGGGCCGTGAACGACGCCGACCTCGTCGTTGAAGCAGACGTCGTTGAACTCCTTGACCATCTGACCGGGCGAGAACTCACCGAGGTCGCCGCCGCGGGCGCCTGAAGGACACGTGGAGTGCTGACGTGCCATCTCGGCGAAGTCTGCGCCGGCAGCAATCTGGGCCTTGATGTCGTTGGCCTGCTCGGCGGAGGGAACGAGGATGTGACGGGCTGCAGCGCGAGCCATGGTGACTCCTTGTCGACGTGGGTTGATGCTCGGACGACCAGTGTAGTCGAGCTCTGTGCGATGGCTCAACGCAAACTCAATGCCACGGCAACTTCCGTTCAACCGGTCGATTGCATTGTGTACCCAATGGTATGCGCGGATTCGGCGATCTGCGCGCAACACCGATGAATCGGAAGGGGCACTGTGATGAAGAATCCGTATAGGTTGGCCCTCGGTACTGCGCTCGCTGCAGCACTAGTTCTTGCGACGGCGAGTGTCGCCCTTGGCGCGCCTGCTCTCGGGCTTACTCCCACACGAAGCACTGTTACCTACCCAGGTGTGACGAGGCTGGTCGTGACCGCACTCGATGGCGAGACGTCGGTGGCCACCACGCTGACCATTCAGTACCGCCCGATAGGCACCGAGACGTGGAAGAAGTTCCGTAGCATCTCGGCTTCTCGCACGGCTTCGGGCCCCACTACCGTCACGGTGACCCCGGCGACGCTGAAGAGCATCACCGGCTTCAGGGTCATCGCCGAGGGCCTCGAGAGCGAAGTCAGTACCGTTTCGGTCAAGGCGCGACTTACGGCCCCGGTCATGCGCAGCAGCGTCAAGCGCACGAACTGGGTGACGATCAAGGGCCAGATATTTCCTCGCCACGCGGTCGGTAGTCATCCGGTCACCGTGACGCTGTGGAAGAAGGTCGGCGGCGACTGGGTCGAGCAGGCCACATTCCAGCCCGCAATCGTCGGCCGTACGCCCGACGGCTCCAAGTGGCAGACGCGGTATTGGTTCGGCGCCTACGACAAGGGCTCCTACCGTCTGCAGGTCTCACATGAGGACCTCAAGCACGCCGCATCGGTCTCGCACTTCAAGTACATGCGCGTTCGCTAGGAACACTGCTCCCCCGCTCGAGCGAAAGGCCTCCCGGGAACACCGGGGGGCCTTCGTGATTCGAGGGGGTCGGTCGCTGAGCCGATCGGGTGCTGTGCAAACCGGCTGGGTGGGATTCCAGACTAGCTTGCGATGTCGCTTGCCATGGCGTGCCTCGCGTGGGTGTCGTACCAGCCGGGAACAACGGCGCCAGTCATCGGTCGCAAGATGGATCGGACCAGACGTTGCGCCCTACCGGCTCCTCTGAAATGCCAGTTGGTCATGATTCCGTCGTCACCGAGCAGGTAGTACCCCGCACGAATGGCGCGATACTGAGCGAGTATCTTGTCCCGGGTCTTCCACTCAGCATCGAGTTCGGCACCGAACAGACCCGAAGCGCCCTCTTCGAAGCGGTGCGTGACGCTGGCTCCCTCCCGCGCAGGCACGGGTGGAGACTGCCGCAGTGGCAGTTCTGACTGCTCAACGGCCTGAAAGCTGTCGTAGCCGAGTGACACGAGTGTGTCTATCTCACGTCGGATAGCGGCGAAGCTCGTCTTGTCGGATTCAATCGAGAGGTAGTCGGGCCGCGTTGAGAACTGACGCAGTGCGTCGATGCAGACCTGGTCGCACCCCTCGATGTCGATCCTCATGTAGTGCGGCATGCCGTGGGCGATGAGGGCCGCACGGAAGTCCACGACCGGGACGTCCACGCGCCGGCTTGTGGCGCCGAGCCGTTCGTTGCGCTCCGCCCAACTCTGGCAGGCGGTGCCCCAGACCGATGTGCTGTCGTTGACGTAGAACGGTACCGTCTGCTGGCCGGCGGCAATCGCGTCCGCATCGACGATCGCGCCTTCGACGATCACGAGCCTACCGTCCGCTACAGCGCTCTTGAAACGGGCGCGGCAGGATTCGACCAAGTCCGAGTTCGCCTCGAACGCGATGACGCGGAAACCCTTCTTGAGGTAGTAGTCCGTGTCCTCGCCCATGTGCAGGCCAACGTCGAACACGAGGTCGCTCTGGGTCGCCGTTGTGAGGGGGTGAGTCATCTGCTCTCCAGGTTGTGCGGACTTGTGGGCTAAGTGCATTTTGCGGCTACGCACACCATCGGTGAAGGCTTGAACCGGATCAGTGTTGCTCGGGGTCCCTGTGGGAACCGCTGCCTCCGTTTGTGGACCAGATATCTCTTGCCGAACCACCCTGCGGGTCGTGCTTGCGCCCCCATCGGTTCAACACTAGCCACAGCGCAAGCAGTGCTGCAGCCGGGAGCATCACGATGAGGTAGGGCTCGATGCTGCTCATCAGCCCTCCACTCCGTCTGAGTCTGTTGGACCCCCCGCGAGCAGCGCGCGATAGATGGCACCACCCGCGAGTCCTCCAAGAATCGGCACCAGAATGAACAGCCAGAGCTGTTGCAGGGCCCAGCCTCCAACGAATACCGCCGGCCCTATGCTGCGCGCCGGGTTCACTGAGAGGTTTGTGACGGGTATTCCAATGAGGTGGATTGCTGTCAGGCATAGTCCGATTGCGATGGGAGCGAGCCCTTTAGGCGCCCGTGAATCGGTCGCGCCCATGATGACCAACAAGAACATGAACGTGAGGACGAACTCATGGACGAGCGCAGCAAGCATGCTGTAGCCACCGGGAGAGTGCTCTGCGTACCCGTTGGCTGCGAATCCGTCAGCCAGCGTGAAGCCCGGTGCGCCACTGGCAACCACGTACAGAACTCCGGCCGCAACAACCGCAGCGAGGATTTGGGTGACGATGTAGGGCACGAGGTCTTTGCCGTCGAATCGCTTGCCCGCCCACAGGCCAAGTGAGACCGCAGGGTTGAAGTGCCCTCCGGAGATGTGGCCGACCGCGAACGCCATTGTCATGACCGTCAGGCCAAATGCCAGTGCGACGCCAAGCCATCCGATTCCGACATCCGTGACGCCAGCCGCCAGAACCGCACTCCCGCAACCGCCGAACACGAGCCAGAACGTCCCGAAGAACTCAGCACTCAGCTTCCGAATCAACGCAGTTCCTCTCTACCGCCAGGTAGTAACGTACTTAGCCCTCAGTTGTCGATACCCAAACAACGTCGCATACGGCCAGGGGTCCGTCATCTCACTCCACACGCATCAACGCATACGATTGGGCGACGTACCCGCGGATACCCATGCGTTCGACATCGTGCAACTGAGTCAACCTGATATGTCGTCGGAGCTTGCCGCCTCCTTCGAGCACTCCGAGTTCGTCGTCGAGCTCGAAGCCTCGGCCGAATTCGACCGATACGTGTTGTGCGTACGCGAATACCCCGCAGAACTGAATGGGCGCGGAGAAGAGGATGCCTCCGTACATGACCTTCTCTGAGACGTCAGGTGCCACGGACTCGACGACCGTGCAAACAGCCTGAACGATCTCGAAGAAGGCGGGCTTATCCGCACGAAGCCGGTCGAGGTGCTGCTCGACACTCGTCTCGGTCACGCGCGTTCTCCGTTCTCCTCGGCGAGGCTCTGGCCACGAGCCGCCAGAGCGACCCTGATCTGACCGATCGCCTTCGCTCCCATGCCGTGCAGGCGGGTGAGGTAGGACTCGCGCACATCCGTGAACTGTTCGAGACGGGTGTAGCCGGCGCGCCTCAACGCCCGAAGCGCAGGACTTCCGAGTCCGTCGGGCAGGTCCTCATGCGGATCGAATTGCGGCTTGGCCATCTCGGACCTCTCTACGCTAGTCGCGTGCAGGTGCCTTTGCCGTGGACGCCGTCGGCTTGCGCCACACTTGAGTCAGTACCGCCGCGGCTGCCATCGCGATACCCGGCGCTGCCGCCATCCCTACGAATCCGCTGCTCCCACCGGCG
This window encodes:
- a CDS encoding DUF1801 domain-containing protein, translated to MTETSVEQHLDRLRADKPAFFEIVQAVCTVVESVAPDVSEKVMYGGILFSAPIQFCGVFAYAQHVSVEFGRGFELDDELGVLEGGGKLRRHIRLTQLHDVERMGIRGYVAQSYALMRVE
- the aqpZ gene encoding aquaporin Z, with the protein product MRKLSAEFFGTFWLVFGGCGSAVLAAGVTDVGIGWLGVALAFGLTVMTMAFAVGHISGGHFNPAVSLGLWAGKRFDGKDLVPYIVTQILAAVVAAGVLYVVASGAPGFTLADGFAANGYAEHSPGGYSMLAALVHEFVLTFMFLLVIMGATDSRAPKGLAPIAIGLCLTAIHLIGIPVTNLSVNPARSIGPAVFVGGWALQQLWLFILVPILGGLAGGAIYRALLAGGPTDSDGVEG
- a CDS encoding FkbM family methyltransferase; translated protein: MTHPLTTATQSDLVFDVGLHMGEDTDYYLKKGFRVIAFEANSDLVESCRARFKSAVADGRLVIVEGAIVDADAIAAGQQTVPFYVNDSTSVWGTACQSWAERNERLGATSRRVDVPVVDFRAALIAHGMPHYMRIDIEGCDQVCIDALRQFSTRPDYLSIESDKTSFAAIRREIDTLVSLGYDSFQAVEQSELPLRQSPPVPAREGASVTHRFEEGASGLFGAELDAEWKTRDKILAQYRAIRAGYYLLGDDGIMTNWHFRGAGRAQRLVRSILRPMTGAVVPGWYDTHARHAMASDIAS
- a CDS encoding aspartate kinase, which encodes MSGTPDFNSRPVVVMKFGGTSVADRSGREAISRHVSAAVELGKAPALVVSAMGRRGAPYATDTLLDLIDGMPSDERERDLLASVGELVTAVVLAAELRASGIAAEAFSGADAGIFTDGVPGNAAVTRIHADRILAAIAAGVVPVIAGFQGISEDGTLTTLGRGGSDTSACAIGVALGAEEVEIYTDVDGVMTADPRTCDGTEVLDVIGADELFQMAKAGSRVVHTPAAELALNSGIAVRVRNTFSDHAGTCVADIAAYRPDRVATAVTHADGIARVRVVFEDREGTPGHMAAQTSVYRAMADAGVSLDMFTPAGDGLVVTVPQAALAQARAVVDTLGLRCTVREGLSKVTLVGAGMHGVPGVMARLSELLDEAGVAVYQAADSHTTISVLVSAEDAETAVRALHDGFGLAE
- a CDS encoding peptidylprolyl isomerase (rotamase C; accelerates isomerization of the peptidyl prolyl bond), whose product is MARAAARHILVPSAEQANDIKAQIAAGADFAEMARQHSTCPSGARGGDLGEFSPGQMVKEFNDVCFNDEVGVVHGPVQTQFGFHLIEVTNRTD
- a CDS encoding ribonuclease J; translation: MSKQKRPPRLRVIPLGGLDEVGKNMTVFEYGDDMIVVDAGIMFPDDDHPGVDLILPDFSYIAKRKDKLRGIVITHGHEDHTGALPYLLKEVGAQVPVLGTKLTLGLIQGKLDEHKIKKAKLREVRAGGHVSLGSFGFDFFAVNHSIPDAVGVFIRTPAGTVLHTGDFKFDQTPVDGRLSDYGAIAKFAKTGVDLLMSDSTNAETRGMTVSEAEVGKNLRQMIAAAEQRVIVASFSSHIHRIQEVCDAAVAAGRKVVVTGRSMVTNTKIARETGYLEIADEWIVDAFDAGGLPSEKVVVLCTGSQGEPLSALARMANGDHRTVQVEAGDTVVISASPVPGNEKAVSRVINRLTKAGARVLHKGSAMVHVSGHAASEELKLMLNLSQPTYFMPIHGETRHLAAHAHLAYDVGMYEQDVFILDNGDCLEIDAQGAKRGTPVDHGVVYVDGLSVGDVGQVVLRDRQLLAQDGVATIIIAIDAQTGRVVGDPELVTRGLVVGGDGDPLLVEARARIAKTLAKTGKEGVTDLHV
- a CDS encoding 4-hydroxy-tetrahydrodipicolinate reductase, which gives rise to MIRVLVVGAAGKMGREVVRAVTAADGMEVCAAVDTGATGVCIESGATGITIECRGELASVIAEYKPDVMVDFTHPTVVESNVRTALAAGVDCVVGTTGISEEKLAELATVAPEGTCLFFAPNFAIGAVLMMQFAEQAARFMPYVEITELHHDRKADAPSGTAIRTARMIAAARESVPAVPGRETELQGMEGARGALVEGVTVHSVRLPGLTAHQEVLFGGHGQTLTIRHDSNDRTSFMPGVVLACREVGSRSGLVVGLENVMGE
- a CDS encoding DNA-binding protein; protein product: MAKPQFDPHEDLPDGLGSPALRALRRAGYTRLEQFTDVRESYLTRLHGMGAKAIGQIRVALAARGQSLAEENGERA
- the dapA gene encoding 4-hydroxy-tetrahydrodipicolinate synthase, yielding MSTPRFGRMITAMVTPFTPELELDLPRAQELAIKLLDEGSDALVVCGTTGESPTVFYPQKLDLFRAVIEAVDGRAPIIANAGDNCTADSVEFAQDVAALGVDGIMAVVPYYNKPPQEGLYQHFKTIANSIDLPVILYNIPGRSVINMTPETTLRLANDVKNIVAVKEASGSMSQIAEITNGAPDGFEVLSGNDEDTLPLMALGGTGVISVVSHVAGLRFKEMVTAQAAGDHTRALRIHLELTPLMKTLFMTSNPIMVKKALELQGFPVGGLRLPLIDATSDQTAELERVMRRTGVLV
- a CDS encoding insulinase family protein, translated to MFYRKTVLDNGITVISEYMESVRSVTLGIWFAVGSRDETPEEAGMSHFMEHMMFKGTPTRSAKDISEEFDRMGAEFNAGTSKEYTVYYARFLDQHLPLAFEILGDMVVNASCLQEECEKERKVVLEEIGRMEDNPEDHVGDVFESALMPQHPLGLPVIGRRETVETFGNAEANAFRDKHFVTGNVVVAAAGNVDHDDLVALVEAHLAGLPEGPRTERESIEPIGQKSHASLWDDTKQAHILYGTIGISAADEDRFALQLLSDIVGGGMSSRLFHKIREQHGLAYAVQAFPLMHQDTGGFAVYVGTHPDNAQRVIGMIREEFADVIANGVTDDELNRVRESSSGHLVLSTEATRTRMMRLGRSEIGGLEILSTDEAIDRYERVTHEDISRVAARVLDSPATLAVIGPFDAEQVAALTD